One uncultured Gellertiella sp. genomic window carries:
- the uraD gene encoding 2-oxo-4-hydroxy-4-carboxy-5-ureidoimidazoline decarboxylase, protein MADRASFIARYGGVFEHSPFIAERAFDAGLIRAPLTASGIHAALTEKFRAASEAERLGVLRAHPDLAGKLAISGGLTEDSRKEQAGAGLDRLTPEEHARFTALNTAYVEKFGFPFIIAVRGLNRHDILAAFGTRLDNSAAEELATASAQVEKIARLRLEALFAEG, encoded by the coding sequence ATGGCTGACCGCGCCAGCTTCATCGCCCGCTATGGCGGGGTGTTCGAGCACTCGCCCTTCATCGCCGAGCGGGCTTTCGACGCGGGCCTGATCCGCGCACCGCTGACGGCCTCCGGCATCCATGCGGCTCTCACGGAAAAATTCCGTGCGGCGAGCGAGGCCGAGCGGCTGGGGGTGCTGCGCGCCCATCCCGACCTTGCGGGCAAGCTCGCCATATCCGGCGGCCTGACGGAAGACAGCCGCAAGGAACAGGCGGGTGCGGGGCTCGACCGGCTGACACCGGAGGAGCACGCCCGCTTCACCGCGCTGAACACCGCCTACGTGGAGAAATTCGGCTTTCCCTTCATCATCGCCGTGCGGGGCCTCAACCGCCACGACATTCTCGCCGCCTTCGGGACACGGCTTGACAACAGTGCTGCCGAGGAACTGGCAACAGCCTCCGCCCAGGTGGAAAAGATCGCCCGGCTGCGCCTCGAAGCGCTGTTTGCGGAGGGATGA
- the puuE gene encoding allantoinase PuuE produces MDFSNYPRDMRGYGRDMPDAAWPGGARIAVQFVVNYEEGGENNILHGDAASEAFLSEIVGAQPWPGQRHFNMESIYEYGSRAGFWRLWRLLTEKDVPATVYAVATAIARSPDAVEGMKEAGWEIASHGLKWIDYKDYTYEAEREHMLQAMEIHTAVTGERPLGWYTGRASIHTERLAMEDGGLLYSSDSYADDLPYWIKGKTPDKPHLIIPYTLDANDMRFATPQGFNTGAHFESYLKDSFDALYREGVDGKPKMMSIGLHCRLVGRPGRIEGLRRFIDYIKSHDRVWIPRRADIARHWHQHHKPETL; encoded by the coding sequence ATGGATTTCAGCAATTATCCCCGTGACATGCGTGGCTATGGCCGTGATATGCCCGATGCCGCCTGGCCGGGTGGGGCCCGCATCGCGGTGCAATTCGTCGTCAATTACGAAGAGGGTGGCGAAAACAACATCCTGCACGGCGACGCGGCTTCCGAAGCCTTCCTGTCGGAAATCGTCGGGGCGCAGCCCTGGCCGGGCCAGCGGCATTTCAACATGGAATCGATCTATGAATATGGATCGCGCGCCGGCTTCTGGCGGCTGTGGCGGCTTCTGACCGAAAAGGACGTGCCCGCCACGGTCTATGCCGTCGCTACCGCCATTGCCCGCAGTCCGGATGCGGTAGAGGGCATGAAGGAGGCGGGCTGGGAAATCGCCTCGCACGGGCTGAAATGGATCGACTACAAGGATTACACCTACGAGGCCGAGCGCGAGCACATGCTGCAGGCGATGGAGATCCATACCGCGGTGACCGGCGAGCGGCCGCTCGGCTGGTATACGGGCCGCGCCTCGATCCATACGGAACGGCTGGCGATGGAAGATGGCGGGCTGCTCTATTCCTCCGACAGCTATGCCGACGATCTGCCCTACTGGATCAAGGGCAAGACCCCCGACAAGCCGCACCTGATCATTCCCTATACGCTTGACGCCAATGACATGCGTTTTGCCACCCCGCAGGGGTTCAACACCGGTGCGCATTTCGAATCCTACCTGAAGGACAGTTTCGATGCGCTCTACCGCGAGGGGGTGGATGGCAAGCCGAAGATGATGAGCATCGGCCTGCATTGCCGTCTGGTCGGGCGTCCGGGCCGCATCGAGGGGCTGCGCCGCTTCATCGACTACATCAAGAGCCATGACAGGGTCTGGATTCCGCGCCGGGCGGATATCGCCCGCCACTGGCACCAGCACCACAAGCCGGAGACATTGTAA
- a CDS encoding FAD-dependent oxidoreductase has protein sequence MGLWAALFARRAGLGVHLADAGPVGGGASGGLLGALMPHMPDRWSDKKQLQFDALVSLEAEIARLEAETGLSAGYRRTGRLIPLGKPHLRTIALGHEADALAHWRKDGRPFYWHVRDQGFAGDLLAPEAIASGWVHDTLAARVSPRRLTAVLRAVLEADRGVSISQQTGVARLDGAVGRAVLSDGSELAFHHAVIAAGAGSAPLLAALSGPFAKPVLVPVKGQAALLGAGLDPDMPVIYRDGLYVVPHENGEVAIGSTSENRFAEPFSTDSALDDLVAAAVALMPGLAGADVIERWAGLRPKAIGRDPMVGPLPGHARLSVLTGGFKVSFGVAHLLSAALVSVIAGAREETGLPASFDPSAHLDLAGGRPA, from the coding sequence ATGGGGTTGTGGGCGGCGCTGTTTGCCCGGCGGGCCGGGTTGGGCGTGCATCTGGCCGATGCCGGACCGGTCGGCGGCGGGGCGAGCGGCGGGCTGCTGGGCGCGCTGATGCCGCATATGCCGGACCGCTGGTCGGACAAGAAGCAACTGCAATTCGATGCGCTCGTCTCGCTGGAAGCGGAGATTGCCCGGCTTGAAGCGGAAACCGGACTTTCGGCCGGCTATCGCCGCACCGGTCGGCTGATCCCGCTCGGCAAGCCGCATCTTCGTACCATCGCGCTTGGCCACGAGGCGGATGCGCTGGCCCACTGGCGGAAGGACGGACGGCCGTTTTACTGGCATGTCCGGGATCAGGGTTTTGCCGGGGACCTGCTTGCCCCTGAGGCCATCGCCTCGGGCTGGGTGCATGACACGTTGGCCGCAAGGGTCAGCCCCCGCCGCCTGACCGCAGTGCTGCGGGCGGTGCTGGAAGCCGACCGGGGCGTTTCGATCTCGCAACAGACCGGCGTGGCGCGGCTCGACGGCGCGGTCGGGCGCGCCGTGCTCTCCGACGGAAGCGAGCTTGCGTTTCATCACGCCGTCATTGCGGCGGGCGCGGGGTCGGCACCGCTGCTGGCGGCGCTGTCCGGCCCGTTTGCAAAGCCGGTTCTGGTGCCGGTCAAGGGGCAGGCAGCGCTGCTCGGAGCCGGTCTCGATCCCGACATGCCGGTGATCTATCGTGACGGGCTCTATGTGGTGCCGCATGAAAATGGCGAGGTTGCCATCGGCAGCACCAGCGAAAACCGCTTTGCCGAGCCCTTTTCTACCGACAGTGCCCTTGATGATCTGGTCGCGGCTGCCGTTGCGCTGATGCCGGGGCTTGCCGGGGCCGATGTGATCGAGCGCTGGGCGGGTCTGCGGCCAAAGGCCATCGGGCGCGACCCGATGGTCGGCCCGCTTCCGGGCCATGCCCGGCTTTCGGTGCTGACGGGCGGCTTCAAGGTCAGTTTCGGCGTTGCGCATCTGCTGTCGGCGGCGCTGGTTTCTGTCATCGCAGGGGCGCGCGAGGAAACCGGCCTGCCCGCAAGCTTCGATCCATCGGCCCATCTCGATCTGGCGGGCGGCAGACCCGCATAA
- the mnmD gene encoding tRNA (5-methylaminomethyl-2-thiouridine)(34)-methyltransferase MnmD, producing the protein MTSSDLHQNAEAPKALPTEEHLSWRGGDMPYSEAFGDHFYCQTDGRLECGHVFLAGNGLPDRWQAGGDFRIGELGFGTGLNFAETFRQWKIHRRPAAHLAFTSFELFPMAAEDIDRALSRWPEIDAERRQLVESWPKERTGTITLDLDPQTRLNVVCGPALSGVAASTAEFDAWYLDGFAPSRNGEMWSESLMGEVFAHTVDGGRFATYAAAGFVRRNLQAAGFSVERRKGFAGKREMLTGVKAA; encoded by the coding sequence ATGACCAGCTCCGATCTGCATCAAAATGCCGAGGCCCCCAAGGCTTTGCCGACTGAGGAACACCTCTCGTGGCGCGGGGGCGATATGCCCTATAGCGAGGCCTTTGGCGATCATTTTTATTGCCAGACCGATGGCAGGCTGGAATGCGGCCATGTGTTTCTGGCGGGCAATGGCCTGCCGGACCGCTGGCAGGCGGGCGGCGATTTCCGGATCGGCGAGCTTGGTTTCGGCACCGGCCTGAATTTCGCCGAGACCTTCCGGCAGTGGAAGATCCACCGCAGGCCCGCAGCCCACCTTGCCTTCACCTCTTTCGAACTGTTTCCGATGGCGGCAGAGGACATCGACCGGGCGCTGTCGCGCTGGCCGGAAATCGATGCGGAGCGCCGCCAGCTGGTCGAAAGCTGGCCGAAGGAGAGAACCGGCACCATCACGCTGGATCTCGATCCGCAGACCCGGCTCAACGTCGTCTGCGGCCCGGCACTTTCAGGCGTGGCAGCCTCGACCGCAGAATTCGACGCCTGGTATCTCGATGGCTTCGCGCCGTCGCGCAATGGCGAGATGTGGTCAGAAAGCCTGATGGGCGAGGTCTTCGCCCATACCGTGGATGGCGGGCGCTTTGCCACCTATGCGGCGGCGGGTTTCGTGCGGCGCAATCTTCAGGCCGCCGGTTTTTCGGTCGAGCGGCGGAAGGGTTTTGCGGGCAAGCGGGAAATGCTCACGGGCGTCAAGGCGGCCTGA
- a CDS encoding response regulator codes for MLRYVAVNDAYACLFGDSAPGLSETRSRTTDDLLTKREALERRALFRAAEERVEITDAAGRRLGTADVERFITENGALCLFGQMPPPAQGRRPGSGPDVRQSVENALDMLDVGIAVFDGGDRLIYRNGHMQKLYGPVVGGLHEGMPLRDFFDEIYAYGMKTVPELMATRLPDREDWVALKLSQCQQPFTETTDQACDGRWLRSLNRRLDNGLLLIVRLDVSDIKSQEMQLREHVGRNRLYHSIIEELPVAVFARDRDHRMVFANAAYATLFGHAREAVIGHTELDIHGARGEVIYANNERVLAGGDASCIEEDLSNSAGQPFAAMTRTSRVSTEDGATYLIGSVIDVSVLKSREEALREAQAHTESLSHDLAGILGALPTGVLVFNEQLRIDYVNDAFFEACDLGPALTLQGAPVHRAIEAIHVNGLWPEGDEICVPEQLSLLFERGSEATLEFATRGGRSVAAASRNLPGGKTLLTFADLSALRKQEREITEAQRQLENIGQFMQDAARVMSQGLFIIENDVIILSNPAAAEIMRLPPGLIAPGSNWSTIFAHCVARGDFGSQDEALQTLRQWTDTIRTTGSLTETFTAAGEAFVQFVVTLSEAGHIMVVFNDLTGMKQREEELERLLARSEAADRAKTDFLANMGHEIRTPINGVLGMTELLAKTNLDARQRTFTDIISKSAATLLTIFNDILDFSKIDSGQMQLKPAPFDPLDAVEDVCSLHSSAAAEKNIDLMVRAAPGLPKRVVGDAGRFRQIVGNFVSNAIRHTEKGHVLVDLGIAEGKPGEVTPGEVTLSIRVEDTGIGMDPHQMQTVFDKFSHAGASQNRSSEGTGLGLAITSGLVALFGGSIGVESEPGFGSAFTARLPMAVVQSLDSSRPVPTLVRGARILVVDDNDISRSILVDHLDAWGFDCCAADLGQTALDILTTARDLGVPVDAVLIDNRLPDMDGNTLCRKIRADKELAGPALMLMASMDAATDLTLVEGLQVQAHLTKPVRANILQNTVIEVLRARHARREKGDSPEAPEAVAPRHAIRDIDLPAAAHPDAERDAGGRIQIVVAEDNEVNAIVFSQILSAAGYRFALAGNGQQAIALWQQHAPDVILMDISMPVMDGLEATRRIRHMERVADLAPVAIIAVTAHDTAADRDLCLSHGMDDYLAKPVSPEMLEEKLCRWLESAEPVAQLAE; via the coding sequence ATGCTGCGCTATGTGGCTGTGAATGATGCCTATGCCTGCCTGTTTGGGGACAGCGCACCAGGCCTTTCAGAGACCCGAAGCCGGACCACCGACGATTTGCTGACAAAACGGGAGGCGCTGGAGCGTCGCGCCCTGTTTCGCGCGGCGGAAGAACGGGTTGAGATCACCGATGCGGCGGGCAGGCGGCTCGGGACGGCGGACGTCGAGCGTTTCATCACCGAGAATGGTGCCCTCTGTCTGTTCGGCCAGATGCCGCCGCCGGCGCAAGGCAGGCGTCCTGGCAGCGGCCCGGATGTCCGGCAATCCGTCGAGAACGCGCTCGACATGCTGGATGTGGGCATTGCCGTCTTCGACGGCGGCGACCGGCTGATCTATCGCAACGGCCATATGCAAAAGCTCTACGGCCCTGTGGTCGGCGGACTACACGAAGGCATGCCGCTGCGGGATTTCTTCGACGAGATCTATGCCTATGGAATGAAGACAGTGCCCGAGCTGATGGCGACCAGATTGCCGGACCGGGAGGACTGGGTGGCGCTGAAGCTATCCCAGTGCCAGCAACCCTTTACCGAAACCACCGATCAGGCCTGCGACGGGCGCTGGCTGCGCAGCCTCAACCGGCGGCTGGACAATGGCCTGCTGCTGATCGTGCGGCTGGATGTCAGCGATATCAAGTCGCAGGAAATGCAGTTGCGCGAGCATGTCGGTCGCAACCGGCTCTATCATTCGATCATCGAGGAACTGCCGGTTGCGGTTTTCGCCCGCGACCGCGACCACCGCATGGTCTTTGCCAATGCGGCCTATGCAACGCTGTTCGGCCATGCCCGCGAGGCGGTGATCGGGCATACGGAACTGGACATCCACGGTGCGCGGGGCGAGGTGATCTATGCCAACAATGAACGGGTGCTGGCGGGTGGCGATGCCTCCTGCATCGAGGAAGACCTGAGCAATTCCGCAGGCCAGCCCTTCGCCGCCATGACCCGCACCAGCCGGGTCTCGACCGAGGATGGCGCGACCTATCTGATCGGCTCTGTCATCGATGTCTCGGTGCTGAAATCCCGCGAGGAGGCCTTGCGCGAGGCGCAGGCCCACACCGAATCCCTCAGCCATGATCTGGCGGGCATTCTGGGGGCGCTGCCGACCGGCGTGCTGGTGTTCAACGAGCAGCTGCGCATCGACTATGTCAATGATGCCTTTTTCGAGGCCTGCGATCTCGGACCCGCCTTGACGCTGCAGGGTGCGCCGGTGCATCGGGCGATTGAGGCGATCCATGTCAATGGCCTGTGGCCGGAAGGGGATGAAATCTGCGTGCCGGAACAGCTGTCGCTGCTGTTTGAACGGGGCAGCGAGGCGACGCTGGAATTTGCCACGCGGGGTGGTCGTTCCGTGGCCGCCGCCAGCCGCAATCTTCCAGGCGGCAAGACGCTTCTGACCTTTGCCGACCTGTCGGCGCTGCGAAAGCAGGAGCGCGAGATTACCGAGGCGCAGCGGCAGCTCGAAAATATCGGCCAGTTCATGCAGGACGCCGCCCGCGTGATGTCGCAGGGCCTGTTCATCATTGAAAATGACGTGATCATCCTGTCGAACCCGGCCGCTGCCGAAATCATGCGCCTGCCGCCCGGACTGATCGCACCCGGCAGCAACTGGAGCACCATTTTTGCCCATTGCGTGGCGCGCGGCGATTTCGGCAGCCAGGACGAGGCGCTGCAAACGTTGCGCCAATGGACGGACACAATTCGCACCACGGGCTCGCTGACCGAGACTTTCACGGCGGCAGGCGAGGCCTTCGTCCAGTTTGTGGTGACGCTGAGCGAGGCGGGCCATATCATGGTCGTGTTCAACGACCTGACCGGCATGAAGCAGCGCGAGGAGGAACTGGAGCGGCTGCTGGCCCGCAGCGAGGCGGCGGATCGCGCCAAGACCGATTTCCTCGCCAATATGGGTCATGAAATCCGTACCCCGATCAATGGCGTTCTCGGCATGACCGAATTGCTGGCCAAGACCAATCTCGACGCCCGCCAGCGCACCTTCACCGACATCATCAGCAAATCCGCTGCGACCCTGCTGACAATCTTCAACGACATCCTCGATTTTTCGAAAATCGATTCCGGACAGATGCAGCTGAAGCCCGCCCCCTTCGACCCGCTGGATGCGGTGGAAGATGTCTGCTCGCTGCATTCCTCCGCTGCGGCGGAGAAGAATATCGACCTGATGGTGCGCGCCGCCCCTGGCCTGCCGAAAAGAGTGGTCGGCGATGCCGGGCGGTTCCGCCAGATTGTCGGCAATTTCGTCAGCAATGCCATCCGTCACACCGAAAAGGGCCATGTTCTGGTCGATCTCGGCATCGCCGAGGGAAAACCGGGCGAGGTGACGCCTGGCGAGGTCACGCTCAGCATCCGGGTGGAAGATACCGGGATCGGCATGGACCCGCACCAGATGCAGACGGTGTTCGACAAATTCTCGCACGCAGGCGCGTCGCAGAACCGCAGCAGCGAGGGCACTGGCCTGGGCCTTGCCATCACCTCCGGTCTGGTCGCACTGTTTGGCGGCAGTATCGGGGTGGAGAGCGAGCCGGGCTTCGGCTCCGCCTTTACGGCCAGATTGCCGATGGCGGTCGTTCAAAGCCTCGACTCGTCGCGCCCGGTCCCGACCCTGGTGCGCGGTGCCCGCATTCTTGTCGTCGACGACAATGACATCAGCCGGTCCATCCTCGTCGATCACCTCGATGCCTGGGGGTTTGATTGCTGTGCTGCCGATCTTGGTCAGACCGCGCTTGATATCCTCACCACGGCGCGGGATCTCGGCGTGCCGGTTGACGCGGTGCTGATCGACAACCGGTTGCCCGACATGGATGGCAACACGCTGTGCCGGAAGATCCGCGCCGACAAGGAGCTGGCGGGGCCTGCGCTGATGCTGATGGCGTCCATGGACGCCGCAACCGATCTGACGCTGGTCGAGGGGCTGCAAGTGCAGGCGCATCTGACCAAGCCGGTGCGCGCCAATATCCTGCAGAACACGGTGATCGAAGTGCTGCGCGCCCGCCATGCCCGGCGCGAAAAGGGCGACAGCCCTGAAGCGCCCGAAGCCGTCGCACCCCGCCACGCCATCCGGGACATCGACCTTCCCGCTGCGGCTCATCCTGACGCGGAGCGGGATGCCGGGGGCCGCATCCAGATCGTGGTTGCCGAGGACAATGAGGTCAATGCCATCGTTTTCAGCCAGATCCTCAGCGCTGCTGGCTATCGTTTCGCGCTTGCGGGCAATGGCCAGCAGGCCATCGCGCTCTGGCAGCAGCACGCCCCGGACGTGATCCTGATGGATATCTCGATGCCGGTGATGGACGGGCTGGAGGCGACCCGGCGCATTCGCCACATGGAGCGGGTCGCCGATCTCGCACCGGTCGCCATCATCGCGGTCACCGCCCATGATACGGCTGCCGACCGTGATCTCTGCCTGTCGCATGGCATGGATGACTATCTGGCCAAGCCGGTCAGCCCGGAGATGCTGGAAGAAAAGCTTTGCCGCTGGCTGGAATCGGCGGAGCCGGTCGCGCAACTTGCCGAATAG
- a CDS encoding trimethylamine methyltransferase family protein, which translates to MSDILLSTSAPEGQSTREGAAAGARGRRTGGRGGDRVRKAPAAAYLNIRNTLARTELLSAEALEDIHDASLQILEEIGMDVMLPQAREIMKAAGAHVVEGSERVRFDRGLILEMMSHAPSNFTLHARNPSRNVEMGGNNLVFAQIASAPFVADREGGRRAGNRADFRKLLKLMQSYDVVHVNGGYPVEPIDIHASIRHLECLSDIVTLTDKPFHAYSLGKQRNVDALEIARIARGITAEQMEREPSLFTIINSNSPLRLDIPMLQGIIEMASRNQVVILTPFTLAGAMAPVTIAGALVQQNAEALCGLSFAQMVRKGAPVVYGGFTSNVDMKTGAPAFGTPEYMKAVIAGGQLARRYGVPYRTSNTNAANTLDAQSAYESALSLWAVTQGGGNFVMHAAGWSEGGLTASFEKFILDVDLLQMVAEFLKPLDVSKEALGLDAIRDVGPGGHYFGTQHTLDRYETAFYSPLLSDWRNFETWTEAGRPTTYDHANRIYKETLDRYEMPPMDPAIAEELAAFVARRSQEGGIATDF; encoded by the coding sequence ATGAGCGACATTTTGCTTTCCACTTCGGCACCCGAAGGCCAATCCACCCGGGAGGGCGCTGCGGCGGGCGCGCGGGGCCGTCGTACCGGAGGTCGCGGCGGCGACAGGGTCCGCAAGGCACCAGCAGCGGCCTATCTCAACATCCGCAATACCCTGGCCCGCACCGAGCTTCTCTCCGCCGAGGCGCTGGAAGACATCCACGACGCCTCCCTGCAGATCCTCGAGGAGATCGGCATGGACGTGATGCTGCCGCAAGCCCGCGAGATCATGAAGGCTGCCGGAGCCCATGTGGTTGAAGGCAGCGAGCGGGTGCGCTTCGACCGGGGCCTGATCCTGGAGATGATGAGCCACGCGCCCTCGAACTTCACGCTGCATGCCCGCAATCCCTCCCGCAATGTCGAGATGGGCGGCAACAATCTGGTCTTTGCCCAGATCGCCAGCGCCCCCTTCGTCGCCGACCGCGAAGGCGGCAGGCGGGCAGGCAACAGGGCCGATTTCCGCAAGCTGCTCAAGCTGATGCAGAGCTATGACGTGGTGCATGTCAATGGCGGCTATCCGGTCGAACCGATCGACATCCATGCCTCGATCCGGCATCTCGAATGCCTGTCCGACATCGTCACGCTGACCGACAAGCCGTTCCACGCCTATTCGCTCGGCAAGCAGCGCAATGTCGATGCGCTGGAAATCGCCCGCATCGCGCGCGGCATAACCGCCGAGCAGATGGAGCGGGAACCGTCGCTTTTCACCATCATCAACTCCAATTCGCCGCTGCGCCTCGACATTCCGATGCTGCAGGGCATCATCGAGATGGCGTCGCGCAACCAGGTGGTGATCCTCACCCCCTTCACGCTGGCGGGGGCGATGGCACCGGTGACCATCGCCGGGGCGCTGGTGCAGCAGAATGCCGAAGCGCTCTGCGGACTGTCCTTCGCCCAGATGGTGCGCAAGGGTGCCCCCGTCGTCTATGGCGGATTCACCTCGAATGTCGACATGAAGACCGGCGCGCCGGCCTTCGGCACGCCCGAATACATGAAGGCGGTGATTGCCGGTGGCCAGCTTGCCCGGCGCTATGGCGTGCCCTACCGCACCTCCAACACCAATGCCGCCAACACGCTCGACGCCCAGTCGGCCTATGAATCCGCCCTGTCGCTCTGGGCGGTGACGCAGGGCGGCGGCAATTTCGTCATGCATGCGGCCGGCTGGAGCGAGGGCGGGCTCACCGCCTCCTTCGAGAAATTCATCCTCGACGTCGACCTCCTGCAGATGGTTGCGGAATTCCTGAAGCCGCTTGATGTCAGCAAGGAGGCGCTCGGCCTCGACGCGATCCGCGATGTCGGGCCGGGCGGCCATTATTTCGGCACCCAGCACACGCTCGACCGTTACGAGACCGCCTTCTACTCGCCGCTTCTCTCCGACTGGCGGAATTTCGAGACCTGGACGGAAGCCGGCCGCCCCACCACCTATGACCATGCCAACCGGATCTACAAGGAAACGCTGGACCGTTACGAGATGCCGCCGATGGACCCCGCCATTGCCGAGGAGCTTGCCGCATTCGTCGCCCGCCGCAGCCAGGAAGGCGGCATCGCCACGGATTTCTGA
- a CDS encoding DUF1905 domain-containing protein, giving the protein MGPDLHLSFQALLWLYPGKAAWHFLTLPEAEGGLIRMATGPRHGFGSVRVLASIGATSWKTSIFPDKASGSFLLPVKAEVRKREKLVAGVPVPVSLIVNA; this is encoded by the coding sequence ATGGGACCGGATCTCCACCTCAGCTTCCAAGCCCTGCTCTGGCTCTACCCGGGCAAGGCCGCCTGGCATTTCCTCACGCTGCCGGAAGCCGAGGGCGGGCTGATCCGCATGGCGACAGGACCGCGTCACGGCTTCGGCTCGGTACGGGTGCTGGCGAGCATCGGCGCGACCAGCTGGAAGACCTCGATCTTCCCCGACAAGGCAAGCGGCTCCTTTCTGCTGCCGGTGAAAGCCGAGGTGCGCAAGCGGGAAAAACTGGTGGCGGGCGTTCCGGTACCAGTCTCCCTCATCGTCAATGCCTGA